The Algoriphagus halophilus sequence TTTAAGATAGTTCTATAAATTTAATTTTCTTGATCCGAAATGCGTATTTATTCAGCAAGTTTGTTGATGTCCTTGTTTTCTAAGAGGGATTTGGAAAATTCTTTGGTTAGGGCATGGACCATGGCCTTTCCAATCTTTCTGGTAGTGGTTACGTTTTTGGAATTCTTTATCCAGGAATAAAAAGGAGTCAATAACACATAGATGGTATTGTAGAGTTTGGTTTTTGACTTGATACCATCTTCTGGTAAAACAAAGCCAGGTCTAAACATATAGGCTTTTTTAAACCCGAGAGATAAAATATAATTCTCAGTTTTCCCTTTGACCCTTGCCCACATAATGCGCCCTTTTTCAGAAGAGTCCGTTCCTGTGCCAGAAACATAGCAGAAAACAAGATCAGGATTTAACTCAAAAAGGGTGTCAGCTAAGGATTTGGAAACCCCAAAAGTCAATTGGTGGTATTTATCTTCTGATATGCCTACTGCGGATACACCCATGCAGTGGAAGCAGGCATCGTAGCCTTTTAATTGTTCTGAATATTCGTGGACTTGAGTAAAGTCCTGTAGTAGTAATTCTTTGATTTTTGGAGACTCCATCCCAACTGAACTTCTGTTAATCAATAGCACCTCCTGTATCTCCTCACTGTTCAAACAGGCCAGAAGGACTCCTTTTCCGATCATTCCCGTGGATCCTGTGATGATGACGTTGTACATGGCTTTGCTTTTACTAAAAAATAATCGCTTGAATTTCTACTTATCTAAATTAGGCAAAAAGAAATGAAGTCTATTTGATTTTTATTTTTCCAGACTTATATAAAGCTAATGCATCTGTCAATAACAGATGAATTGTTTGCAAGGGTAAATCTTCTTTGGGATCTACCGTGAAGGTCTTCATTCTTGATCGAGTGCCTTTCTCTAATTTTGGATGGTGGAGAAAATTTCCTTCCACAAAGAGCAAATAGGGAAGGCTCGTCTTTTTATCTGTCCATAAATAGCAAAACATCTTTTTTTGATAGCAAAAACAAGGCATCCCATATTTTACGGTTTCTGTCACATCCTTATCCAAATCTAGAATGATGCTACGCAAAGCCATAAAACAACTTTTGTTGGGTTCTGATTGGTTCAAATAAAATTGTTCTAGCACTTCATGCATGGCATTCCTATTGTTTAAAATGGGGGGACTTTACTTCCAATACTCCTTATAGCATTTTTTGAAAACAGACACTGTTTTCAATCCCTTGATATTGACCATAATTCGGAATGAGTTGGTATCCGGAAGATTGATAAAGTGCAATTGCATCTGGTTGACGCTTTCCTGTTTCCAATACGCAGAATTTATATCCCAACTCTTTTGCCCATTTTTCCAATTCAGAAAGGATACTTTTTGCATATCCTTTCCCTCTCGCGGAAACATCAGTATACATTCGCTTTACCTCCATGGAATCAGCGTCCAATTCTTTGATGGCCCCGCATGCTACGGGAATTTCACTTTCTAAAATCACGACCGCATGTTTAAGCAAGTCTATTTTATTGTACTGGGCATAAAATGCATTTTCCTCTCCATCGATTCGGGCTAAGTAGGTATCTAATTTTCGGACTAATTCTTGGAAGTTAGGGTTGGAGGAGTCAGTCCGGTGAATGTGGATCATATGAGACAGGAGTTGAATGAGTTAATTTAAGGAATTGAAATTTAAACCATAAAAAAACCGAGACATTTCTGGCTCGGCTTTTAGGATTAGCTATATCAAGTTCTGTTTAAATTCCAGTATAATTAAATGGAGTGATCTGATTCAATTCAGCCTTTAATTCATCTGAAATTGGAAGATTCGAAATGAACTCCCGAATGGAACTTTCGGTGATTTTAGTATTCGTTCTTGTCAAGTCTTTCAAAGCCTCATAAGGTTTTGGGAAAGCCTCTCTTCTCAATACAGTTTGGATGGCTTCAGCCACTACGGCCCAGTTATCTTCCAAGTCGGCATGAATTGCTGCTTCGTTCAATTCCAGTTTATCCAGTCCTTTGGCTAGAGATTCCAAAGCAATGACCATATGTGCCAATGGCACACCGATTACTCTCAAAACGGTACTGTCCGTCAAATCCCGTTGAAGTCTCGAGATTGGAAGTTTGGCAGCCAGATGTTCCAGAAGTGCATTTGCAATTCCTAAGTTCCCCTCTGCATTTTCAAAATCAATCGGATTTACTTTATGTGGCATCGCAGATGAGCCGATTTCCCCTGCCTTGATTTTTTGCTTAAAGTAATTCATCGCGACGTACTGCCAGATATCTTTTGCCAAGTCAAGCAAAATAGTGTTGATTCGCTTTAACCCATCAAAATGAGCGGCCAAGTTATCGTAATGCTCGATTTGTGTAGTAGGGAAACTACGGACCAATCCAAGATGGTTTTTGACAAAATGAACGGCAAAATCATTCCAAGCCACTTCCGGGTATGCTACCTGGTGCGCATTCATATTACCGGTGGCACCACCAAACTTAGCCGTGTAAGGAATTTGGTTCAGCAACTCTAATTGCTTTTCTATTCTCACCACAAATACATTGATCTCTTTTCCCAATCGGGTAGGAGAGGCTGGTTGGCCATGTGTTTTTGCCAGCATAGGAATGGACTTCCATTTCTCTGCTTTTTCCTCCAATTTGAGCAATACCGCTTCCAATTGGGGGTAGATGACTTCTGTCATCCCTGTTTTAAGCATCAATGGGGTAGAGGTATTATTGATATCCTGGGAAGTCAATCCAAAGTGGATGAATTCCTTTTGAGCCTCCAGACCCAAT is a genomic window containing:
- a CDS encoding NAD-dependent epimerase/dehydratase family protein, translated to MYNVIITGSTGMIGKGVLLACLNSEEIQEVLLINRSSVGMESPKIKELLLQDFTQVHEYSEQLKGYDACFHCMGVSAVGISEDKYHQLTFGVSKSLADTLFELNPDLVFCYVSGTGTDSSEKGRIMWARVKGKTENYILSLGFKKAYMFRPGFVLPEDGIKSKTKLYNTIYVLLTPFYSWIKNSKNVTTTRKIGKAMVHALTKEFSKSLLENKDINKLAE
- a CDS encoding DUF1801 domain-containing protein, with translation MHEVLEQFYLNQSEPNKSCFMALRSIILDLDKDVTETVKYGMPCFCYQKKMFCYLWTDKKTSLPYLLFVEGNFLHHPKLEKGTRSRMKTFTVDPKEDLPLQTIHLLLTDALALYKSGKIKIK
- a CDS encoding GNAT family N-acetyltransferase — protein: MIHIHRTDSSNPNFQELVRKLDTYLARIDGEENAFYAQYNKIDLLKHAVVILESEIPVACGAIKELDADSMEVKRMYTDVSARGKGYAKSILSELEKWAKELGYKFCVLETGKRQPDAIALYQSSGYQLIPNYGQYQGIENSVCFQKML
- the purB gene encoding adenylosuccinate lyase is translated as MELNALTAVTSVDGRYAGKTAPLRAYFSEFALIKNRVHVEVEYFIALCELPLPQLKDFDHALFSDLRLIVDHFSIEDAEKIKATERITNHDVKAVEYFLKEKFDELGLEAQKEFIHFGLTSQDINNTSTPLMLKTGMTEVIYPQLEAVLLKLEEKAEKWKSIPMLAKTHGQPASPTRLGKEINVFVVRIEKQLELLNQIPYTAKFGGATGNMNAHQVAYPEVAWNDFAVHFVKNHLGLVRSFPTTQIEHYDNLAAHFDGLKRINTILLDLAKDIWQYVAMNYFKQKIKAGEIGSSAMPHKVNPIDFENAEGNLGIANALLEHLAAKLPISRLQRDLTDSTVLRVIGVPLAHMVIALESLAKGLDKLELNEAAIHADLEDNWAVVAEAIQTVLRREAFPKPYEALKDLTRTNTKITESSIREFISNLPISDELKAELNQITPFNYTGI